A window of the Iodobacter fluviatilis genome harbors these coding sequences:
- a CDS encoding DUF2298 domain-containing protein: MTMIHLTASLALLWLHLAGLTLVLGRWLPYAIARAAGVLLITLILFFIEHFIGLGNLNGVWPITAILAAASLYLFKQEARSSRFKAAEIAFLLALAYGLIWKFIFPAIYPTSERVTDLYFMANYYSGSVLPPPDHWFAGHRFDFYYAFQHYGAALMGRLFGWEIGFAYNISFALLMALGLSLAWEFTTRFVSGHIHRLVLIIALALGGTGVSPFLNLFVTPASDTPMSWQANDQMWASARFIGSYDARINTDLGRQLFPLLTPETKPTADFEARDLPLENFGYQFFLGDYHPPLGGFFLLFLALALIAWLEQRHRDQPDEILYKRFAQGLLALTLPVMLITNTWITPMLAVLLFTWAGWRHYCKNPPDWGAIFAGGTLGFLLIYPFLAGFASQAIGTPIRLVHSIDHTPLAQFILLLWPLFALFALALTEKRQRPLAITLVTAFAIMLLLGEFIFVDDPSVGKFERTNTTMKWWGWMWSGALLATGAMALGSGKRWVRNTATGVLLLTCSYAINTAQYIWHTPKGDMGKLAGTQWFSNDAPVKDTIRYLSQSSKGIVLENWLGDAYTNQTLYSLYSQQPSLLGWPNHVSLWHGAPQEVWLLNQQIKDFYAGAQNNPLAWLQQNKVKYVVWGRPESTSPAWQTINAAISPGYDWHPFLDTPDTRMGLWIKRQK; the protein is encoded by the coding sequence ATGACGATGATTCACCTCACCGCAAGCCTTGCCTTGCTGTGGCTGCATCTGGCTGGCCTCACCTTGGTGCTGGGCCGCTGGCTGCCCTATGCAATAGCCAGAGCAGCGGGTGTGCTGTTGATTACGCTCATACTGTTTTTTATTGAGCATTTTATTGGCCTAGGTAATCTCAATGGCGTCTGGCCCATCACGGCAATATTAGCCGCGGCGTCTCTTTATCTGTTTAAACAAGAGGCACGAAGCAGCCGTTTTAAAGCCGCCGAAATCGCCTTTCTATTGGCCCTCGCCTATGGGCTAATTTGGAAATTTATATTCCCTGCGATTTATCCAACATCCGAGCGGGTCACTGATCTGTATTTTATGGCCAATTATTATTCGGGCAGCGTATTACCGCCGCCCGATCATTGGTTTGCCGGCCATCGCTTTGATTTCTACTATGCGTTTCAACACTACGGTGCGGCCCTCATGGGACGGCTGTTTGGCTGGGAGATTGGTTTTGCCTATAACATCTCCTTTGCACTATTAATGGCACTGGGCCTCAGCCTTGCATGGGAATTCACCACCCGCTTTGTTTCAGGCCACATACATCGTCTGGTATTAATAATCGCCCTTGCCTTGGGCGGAACCGGTGTTTCACCGTTTTTAAATTTATTTGTGACCCCCGCCAGCGACACCCCAATGAGCTGGCAGGCCAACGATCAAATGTGGGCCAGTGCGCGTTTTATTGGCAGCTATGATGCGCGGATCAATACTGATTTGGGCCGACAACTTTTCCCCTTGCTGACCCCGGAAACCAAACCCACTGCTGATTTTGAAGCTCGTGATTTGCCGCTGGAAAACTTTGGCTATCAGTTTTTCTTGGGCGATTACCATCCACCACTTGGAGGCTTCTTTCTGCTGTTTCTAGCGCTGGCACTGATCGCATGGCTGGAGCAAAGACACCGCGATCAGCCTGACGAAATACTGTACAAGCGCTTTGCCCAAGGCCTGCTGGCACTCACGTTGCCAGTCATGCTGATCACCAATACATGGATCACCCCCATGCTAGCGGTACTGCTGTTTACCTGGGCAGGCTGGCGGCATTACTGCAAAAATCCACCTGACTGGGGTGCCATTTTTGCAGGCGGCACACTTGGATTTCTGCTGATTTATCCTTTTCTTGCTGGCTTTGCCAGCCAAGCCATCGGCACACCTATCCGCCTAGTGCACTCCATAGACCATACCCCACTGGCCCAGTTTATTCTGCTGCTCTGGCCCCTGTTTGCACTGTTTGCGCTGGCCCTCACCGAAAAGCGCCAGCGCCCGCTGGCCATCACTCTGGTCACCGCCTTTGCCATCATGCTGCTCTTGGGTGAATTTATTTTTGTAGACGACCCCAGCGTGGGTAAATTTGAGCGTACCAATACCACCATGAAATGGTGGGGCTGGATGTGGAGTGGCGCGCTACTGGCAACAGGTGCGATGGCATTAGGATCAGGCAAGCGCTGGGTACGCAACACCGCGACGGGCGTTTTGCTGCTTACTTGCAGCTATGCCATCAATACCGCGCAATATATCTGGCATACACCCAAGGGTGATATGGGCAAACTGGCTGGTACACAATGGTTTAGCAATGACGCGCCAGTCAAAGACACCATCCGCTATCTTAGTCAGTCCTCCAAGGGCATTGTGCTGGAAAACTGGCTAGGTGATGCTTACACCAATCAAACACTCTACTCGCTTTATTCCCAACAGCCTTCTTTGCTTGGCTGGCCCAATCACGTCAGCCTGTGGCATGGAGCACCTCAGGAAGTCTGGCTGCTCAATCAGCAAATCAAAGACTTCTACGCTGGAGCGCAAAATAACCCGCTCGCTTGGTTGCAACAAAACAAAGTTAAATATGTCGTTTGGGGCAGGCCTGAAAGCACGTCGCCCGCATGGCAAACAATCAATGCCGCAATTAGCCCCGGGTACGACTGGCACCCCTTCCTAGACACGCCCGATACCCGCATGGGGCTTTGGATTAAACGACAAAAATAA
- a CDS encoding AraC family transcriptional regulator, whose translation MTNAYFAADLALPAPNPLYLRYQQMQADTQYSIHQHPWGQLSWISLGIMDLELEQQHLIAPANYLIWVPADIPHSAYVRQALNYTSIYVSDHLAQLLPKEACLLTSTPLIGALISDFGQRQLGHMQDQSDQNQAELLITRLSQCKSAPNFLPSSSDTLISPILKALQAGPDDARSLSSWASEVHSTERTLARRFQSELGMSFGQCRNRIRVLHALAWLKEGKTIQDIAWQLGYSTPSAFIAMFKQLIGFSPERYRQQQSPLTKS comes from the coding sequence ATGACCAACGCCTATTTTGCTGCCGACTTAGCCCTTCCAGCCCCCAATCCGCTGTATTTACGCTATCAGCAGATGCAGGCTGACACCCAATATAGTATTCATCAGCACCCATGGGGCCAGCTAAGCTGGATTAGCCTTGGAATTATGGATCTTGAGTTGGAACAACAGCACCTGATCGCACCCGCTAATTACTTGATCTGGGTACCTGCAGATATTCCGCATTCTGCCTATGTACGCCAGGCGCTCAATTACACATCCATCTATGTTTCAGACCACTTAGCCCAGCTGCTGCCAAAGGAAGCCTGCCTACTGACCAGCACACCGCTCATCGGTGCTTTAATCAGCGACTTTGGTCAGCGACAGCTTGGCCATATGCAGGATCAAAGCGATCAGAATCAGGCAGAGCTGCTGATTACCCGGTTAAGCCAGTGTAAAAGTGCGCCAAACTTCTTACCCAGTAGCAGCGACACGCTGATCTCCCCTATTTTAAAAGCGCTGCAAGCCGGGCCTGACGATGCCCGCAGCTTAAGCAGCTGGGCCAGCGAAGTGCACAGTACCGAGCGCACGCTGGCCCGGCGTTTTCAAAGCGAGCTGGGAATGAGTTTTGGCCAGTGCCGCAATCGCATTCGTGTATTACATGCACTGGCATGGTTAAAAGAAGGGAAAACAATTCAGGATATTGCATGGCAGCTGGGCTATAGCACGCCATCGGCTTTTATTGCCATGTTTAAACAATTAATTGGTTTTTCTCCGGAACGCTACCGGCAACAGCAATCCCCTTTGACTAAATCTTAA
- a CDS encoding DMT family transporter, giving the protein MPILFPLLAVMIWATNTVVSKAAAGVLDPAAISFYRWFLAALVLTPFCLKAVWQQRLAIRPYLGQFLVLALLGMVLFQCIAYYAAHSTTATNMGVITSLVPLSSLLLNAFITKTKPSAAAALGIFCSFCGVLYLLGKGHPASLLLSGVNHGDALMLIGTVAYALYGILLRRWALPFSHWQNLYIQIVLAVVILIPVAFSAQTMAIPQQGIGLVLFAGIASSLIAAYCWMQGVHRLGADRTAVFMNLLPLFTALIAMFSLGEKIQGYHLLGGGLVLFGVVLAQIKSWRFALITK; this is encoded by the coding sequence ATGCCCATCCTTTTTCCCCTGCTGGCGGTCATGATCTGGGCCACCAATACCGTGGTTTCCAAAGCTGCGGCAGGCGTGCTTGATCCTGCCGCCATTTCTTTTTACCGCTGGTTTTTAGCGGCTTTAGTGCTCACGCCTTTTTGTCTGAAAGCAGTTTGGCAACAACGACTCGCCATTCGCCCCTATTTGGGTCAATTTTTAGTGCTGGCATTGTTGGGCATGGTGTTGTTTCAGTGCATTGCCTATTACGCAGCACATAGCACGACCGCCACCAATATGGGGGTGATTACTTCTTTGGTGCCGCTTTCATCTTTGCTACTGAATGCATTTATCACTAAAACCAAGCCTAGTGCCGCTGCCGCTCTGGGGATTTTTTGCTCGTTTTGTGGCGTCTTGTATCTGCTGGGTAAAGGGCATCCTGCCAGCTTGTTACTGAGCGGGGTTAATCATGGTGATGCCCTGATGCTGATCGGCACGGTGGCCTATGCCCTATATGGCATTCTTTTACGCCGTTGGGCCTTGCCGTTTAGCCACTGGCAGAATCTGTACATACAAATTGTGCTGGCTGTTGTGATTTTGATTCCGGTGGCGTTTAGTGCGCAAACGATGGCGATTCCGCAGCAGGGCATAGGCTTGGTTCTGTTTGCAGGGATTGCTTCGTCTTTGATTGCCGCTTATTGCTGGATGCAGGGTGTACATCGCTTAGGTGCTGATCGTACTGCGGTATTTATGAATTTGCTGCCTTTATTCACGGCTTTGATTGCGATGTTCAGTCTTGGGGAAAAAATTCAAGGCTATCATTTATTAGGTGGCGGTCTGGTGCTGTTCGGGGTTGTTTTGGCACAAATTAAATCATGGCGATTTGCATTGATTACAAAATAA